In Acidiphilium acidophilum, one genomic interval encodes:
- a CDS encoding SspB family protein, translating to MAEDDTPIPESLLPYDVWTEEALRLVALRALQHAEREGLPGGHHFYVTFDTRHPGVTMPDRLRAQYPEDLTIVLQHQYRDLRVDMAAQRFSVKLSFGGVPATLDIPLAALTGFADPEVRFGLQFNLATDEPIAEPEPEAAPEPAPPPVDAGPAEVVSLDAFRRRPPNKE from the coding sequence CCCGAAAGCCTGTTGCCCTACGACGTCTGGACCGAAGAGGCCCTGCGCCTCGTCGCCCTGCGCGCCCTGCAGCACGCCGAACGCGAAGGCCTGCCCGGCGGCCACCATTTCTATGTCACCTTCGACACCCGCCATCCCGGCGTGACCATGCCGGACCGGCTCCGCGCCCAATACCCCGAGGACTTGACGATCGTCCTGCAACACCAGTATCGCGACCTCCGTGTCGATATGGCGGCCCAGCGATTCTCGGTAAAACTCTCCTTCGGCGGCGTCCCCGCCACGCTCGACATCCCGCTTGCCGCCCTCACCGGTTTCGCCGACCCCGAGGTCCGGTTCGGCCTGCAATTCAATCTCGCAACCGATGAACCGATCGCAGAACCGGAACCCGAGGCCGCGCCGGAGCCAGCGCCCCCGCCGGTCGATGCCGGTCCCGCCGAGGTGGTCAGCCTCGATGCGTTCCGCCGCCGCCCGCCCAACAAGGAATGA